In one Cervus elaphus chromosome 9, mCerEla1.1, whole genome shotgun sequence genomic region, the following are encoded:
- the LOC122699979 gene encoding olfactory receptor 56-like — MALVKNQTLISHFILLGLFNDTPLHLLLFSVIMVMFLVALSGNGLMILLINADCRLHSPMYFFLSWLSLMDLMLISTIVPRMAIDYLLGHGSISFTGCGLQILFFVTLLGDECFLLAFMAYDRYVAISNPLRYSVIMSRRVCWLMVALCWLSGLLDGLIQAIYTLSFPYCGSQEIDHFFCDIPAVLKLACADTSLYETMIYVCCVLMLLLPFSVISISYLLILITVLRMHSAEGRKKAFATCSSHMAVVSLFYGAAVIAYMQPQTYHSSKQDKVVSAFYTMITPMLNPLIYSLRNKEVAGALKKLLGRCPCGGGQA; from the coding sequence ATGGCCTTGGTGAAAAATCAGACTCTCATCTCCCATTTCATCCTCCTGGGCCTCTTCAACGACACACCACtgcacctcctcctcttctccgtCATCATGGTCATGTTTCTGGTGGCCCTCTCTGGCAACGGGCTCATGATCCTCCTCATCAACGCTGACTGCCGTCTACACagccccatgtacttcttcctcagctGGCTGTCACTCATGGACCTCATGCTCATCTCCACCATTGTACCACGGATGGCCATCGACTACCTCTTGGGCCATGGCTCCATCTCCTTCACAGGCTGTGGGCTCCAGATCCTGTTCTTTGTCACCCTCCTGGGGGATGAGTGCTTCCTGCTGGCTTTCATGGCCTAtgatcgctatgtggccatcAGCAACCCACTGAGGTACTCAGTGATCATGAGCCGCCGAGTCTGCTGGCTCATGGTGGCATTGTGTTGGCTCTCTGGTCTGCTGGATGGGTTAATTCAGGCCATCTATACCCTGAGCTTTCCCTACTGTGGCTCTCAGGAGATCGACCACTTCTTCtgtgatatccctgcagtgctcAAGCTGGCCTGTGCTGATACTTCTCTCTATGAGACTATGATCTATGTGTGCTGTGTCCTCATGCTGCTTCTGCCCTTCTCTGTCATCTCCATCTCCTACCTGTTGATCCTGATAACCGTGCTCCGCATGCATTCTGCTGAAGGTCGGAAAAAGGCCTTTGCTACCTGTTCCTCCCACATGGCAGTTGTGTCTCTCTTCTATGGGGCTGCCGTGATTGCTTACATGCAGCCCCAGACCTACCACTCCTCCAAGCAGGACAAGGTGGTCTCAGCCTTCTATACTATGATTACCCCTATGCTCAACCCActcatctacagcctgaggaacaaggAAGTGGCTGGTGCTCTCAAGAAACTCCTGGGGAGGTGTCCATGTGGTGGGGGACAGGCATAA